One window of the Octopus sinensis linkage group LG3, ASM634580v1, whole genome shotgun sequence genome contains the following:
- the LOC118762446 gene encoding uncharacterized protein LOC118762446: MFTILPSLSILFIVLPSLSILFTVLHSLSILFTVLPSLSILFTVLPSLSILFTVLPSFSILFTVLPSLSIMFTVLPPFSILFTITFFVNPVHCITLFVNPVHCITFFVNPVHCITFFVNPVHCITLFVNPVHCITSFVNPVHCITSFVNPVHCITFFVNPVHCITSFLNPVHCITFFVNPVHCITFFVNHVHCIIFLLMSTIFVF, translated from the coding sequence ATGTTCACTATATTACCTTCTTTGTCAATCCTGTTCATTGTATTACCCTCTTTGTCAATCCTGTTCACTGTATTACATTCTTTGTCAATCCTGTTCACTGTATTACCTTCTTTGTCAATCCTGTTCACTGTATTACCTTCTTTGTCAATCCTGTTCACTGTATTACCTTCTTTCTCAATCTTGTTCACTGTATTACCTTCTTTGTCAATCATGTTCACTGTATTACCTCCTTTCTCAATCCTGTTCACTATTACGTTCTTTGTCAATCCTGTTCACTGTATTACGTTATTTGTCAATCCTGTTCACTGTATTACCTTCTTTGTCAATCCTGTTCACTGTATTACCTTCTTTGTCAATCCTGTTCACTGTATTACATTATTTGTCAATCCTGTTCACTGTATTACCTCCTTTGTCAATCCTGTTCACTGTATTACCTCCTTTGTCAATCCTGTTCACTGTATTACGTTCTTTGTCAATCCTGTTCACTGTATTACCTCCTTTCTCAATCCTGTTCACTGTATTACGTTCTTTGTCAATCCTGTTCACTGTATTACCTTCTTTGTCAATCACGTTCATTGTATTATCTTCCTGTTAATGTCAACAATATTTGTGTTTTAA